In one Dreissena polymorpha isolate Duluth1 chromosome 7, UMN_Dpol_1.0, whole genome shotgun sequence genomic region, the following are encoded:
- the LOC127838866 gene encoding uncharacterized protein LOC127838866, translated as MQDLYFTTGTALYKYSMKGALLNKLYEDTSVKYTVLKCAVSPSGDKIFVTNNTDDKVLTLARDGTLLHTFTDPDLQDPEGIHVTDLGQVLVCGFDSKTILHLDGEGKKKLATLARMSDGLDRSWSVCFKRSKASLIVGQADSNNIVVFKVI; from the exons ATGCAAGACCTGTATTTCACTACTGGCACTGCTCTTTACAAGTATTCAATGAAAGGAGCCCTTTTGAATAAGTTATATGAAGATACCTCAGTCAAATACACAG TACTTAAGTGTGCAGTGAGTCCTTCAGGTGACAAGATATTTGTCACCAACAATACGGATGACAAGGTCCTCACCCTGGCCAGAGATGGCACACTTCTCCACACCTTCACAGACCCAGACCTACAAGACCCAGAAGGTATTCATGTGACTGATCTGggacaggtgctggtctgtgggtTTGACTCCAAGACTATCCTACATCTGGATGGTGAAGGCAAGAAGAAGCTGGCAACTCTTGCTAGAATGAGTGATGGACTTGATCGCTCATGGTCAGTCTGCTTCAAAAGGAGTAAAGCATCCCTCATTGTGGGACAAGCGGATAGTAACAACATTGTTGTGTTTAAAGTAATATAG